The following are encoded in a window of Fluviibacter phosphoraccumulans genomic DNA:
- the holA gene encoding DNA polymerase III subunit delta, whose protein sequence is MNLGGTDGTSRLAAHLNGPLAPIYAIHGDDPLLVIEAADAIRAAARAKGFDEREVLTVSHPFDWKQLAYATQGGSLFGGCKLVELRVPTGKLGRGGPEALQALLDQSGPAATDYLILMTLHEFGWREQKTAWFQNFVSSKNAIVIPCVPPGIKALPRWLAERLARQQQSAPPDALEYIAHHVEGNLLAANQEILKLGLLYPTGPLNLEQVRAAVADVARLDLDMLRSALLDGDLPRFSRTLAGLREQGEALPLMLYWLSEDIRAMVQLTAPGGSPEQRLSSMRMPPQRAQQMRSAASRRTKISWRSALESIARIDRLSKGIGQGDPWTELAALALQLC, encoded by the coding sequence GTGAATCTGGGCGGCACAGACGGCACCAGTCGTCTGGCAGCGCATCTGAACGGCCCACTTGCGCCGATCTATGCCATTCACGGCGACGACCCGTTACTGGTGATCGAAGCCGCTGACGCGATTCGTGCCGCAGCACGCGCCAAAGGTTTTGACGAACGCGAAGTGCTGACCGTTAGCCACCCCTTCGACTGGAAGCAGCTGGCCTACGCCACTCAGGGCGGCTCTTTATTCGGTGGCTGCAAACTGGTTGAGCTGCGTGTGCCCACGGGCAAACTTGGCCGCGGTGGCCCGGAAGCGTTGCAGGCCCTGCTCGACCAATCAGGTCCGGCCGCCACCGATTATCTGATTTTGATGACGCTGCATGAATTCGGCTGGCGCGAACAAAAGACCGCCTGGTTCCAGAATTTCGTCAGCAGCAAAAACGCCATCGTTATTCCCTGCGTACCGCCGGGTATCAAAGCGCTGCCCCGTTGGTTGGCCGAGCGCCTGGCCCGTCAGCAGCAATCCGCACCGCCCGATGCATTGGAATATATTGCGCATCATGTCGAAGGCAACCTGCTGGCTGCCAACCAGGAAATACTCAAACTTGGACTCCTTTATCCGACAGGTCCACTCAATCTGGAGCAAGTACGTGCAGCAGTCGCCGATGTCGCTCGATTAGACTTGGACATGCTGCGCAGCGCCTTGCTCGATGGGGATCTGCCCCGTTTTTCACGCACGCTGGCAGGCCTGCGCGAACAGGGAGAAGCGCTGCCGCTGATGCTGTACTGGCTCTCTGAAGATATCCGTGCCATGGTGCAACTCACTGCGCCCGGAGGTTCTCCCGAACAACGGCTCAGCAGTATGCGCATGCCACCACAACGGGCGCAACAAATGAGAAGTGCGGCATCCCGTCGCACCAAAATATCGTGGCGATCAGCACTTGAATCCATCGCTCGCATAGACCGACTTTCCAAAGGCATTGGCCAGGGTGACCCCTGGACCGAACTTGCCGCACTTGCGCTACAACTCTGCTGA
- the leuS gene encoding leucine--tRNA ligase: MQEKYLPADIETAAQTHWQNARTDLAVENLDRPKYYCLSMFPYPSGKLHMGHVRNYTIGDVLARYHGMQGYNVLQPMGWDAFGMPAENAALQNNVPPAKWTYENIDAMRAQLQRLGFAFDWSRELATCTPEYYRWEQWLFTRLYEKGLIYKKLGTVNWDPVDQTVLANEQVIDGRGWRSGALIEKREIPMYYMAITKYADELLNDLDKLTGWPEQVRLMQKNWIGKSVGVRFAFPYTQDGQEEKLWVFTTRADTIMGVTYVAVAPEHPLAQKAAAQNPAVAAFIADCKQGGVAEADLSTMDKSGVDTDFEVTHPLTGEQIPVWVGNYVLMGYGDGAVMAVPAHDERDFAFAKKYDLPMKQVIAVEGERFDPAAWQEWYGDKQRGVCISSGAYDGLKHQAAVDKIAADLVAKNLGEKKTQFRLRDWGISRQRYWGCPIPIIHCDSCGDVLVPDDQLPVVLPEQVEITGAGSPLARMPEFYETDCPKCGKPAKRETDTMDTFVESSWYFVRYASANNPQKMVDERAAYWLKGGVDQYIGGIEHAILHLLYARFFTKLMRDVDLFKDNGFNLDEPFANLLTQGMVVAPTFYREAENGKKLWFNPADVDVATDERGRPTGAKLKADGKPVVIGGTEKMSKSKNNGVDPQILIDLYGADTARLFMMFASPPDQSLEWSDAGVEGAHRFLRRLWKLSYEHVSGGLVPAADANTALSDTQKELRRKLHQTIQKVSDDYGRRQQFNTVIAAIMELLNAADKTALTDESGRRLRQELLEAAVLMLFPIVPHIGEAVYAELKPGQNVATQRFPVCDAAALVQSEIELVLQINGKHRGSIHVAAEADKATIEATALASEAAQKQLNGAAPKKVVVVPGRLVNIVA; the protein is encoded by the coding sequence ATGCAGGAAAAATATCTGCCCGCCGACATTGAAACGGCCGCTCAAACTCACTGGCAGAACGCCCGCACCGATCTAGCTGTAGAAAATCTAGATCGCCCAAAATACTACTGTCTCTCGATGTTCCCCTATCCCAGCGGCAAGCTGCATATGGGCCACGTCCGTAACTACACCATCGGTGATGTGCTGGCGCGTTATCACGGTATGCAAGGCTACAACGTGTTGCAACCCATGGGTTGGGATGCCTTCGGCATGCCGGCTGAAAACGCCGCGCTACAGAACAACGTGCCGCCAGCCAAATGGACTTACGAAAACATCGACGCCATGCGCGCCCAATTGCAGCGTCTGGGTTTCGCCTTCGACTGGTCACGTGAACTGGCGACCTGTACCCCAGAGTATTACCGCTGGGAGCAATGGCTCTTCACCCGCCTCTATGAAAAAGGCCTGATCTACAAAAAGCTGGGCACCGTTAACTGGGACCCGGTCGATCAAACCGTGCTGGCCAACGAACAGGTCATCGACGGTCGCGGCTGGCGTTCAGGCGCGCTCATCGAAAAGCGTGAAATCCCCATGTACTACATGGCGATAACGAAATACGCCGACGAGTTGCTGAACGATCTGGATAAACTCACCGGCTGGCCTGAGCAGGTTCGCCTGATGCAGAAGAACTGGATCGGCAAGAGCGTGGGCGTGCGTTTTGCTTTCCCGTATACGCAAGACGGCCAGGAAGAAAAACTGTGGGTGTTCACCACCCGTGCCGACACCATCATGGGTGTCACCTACGTCGCTGTCGCACCAGAACACCCGCTGGCCCAGAAAGCCGCCGCACAAAACCCGGCCGTTGCCGCCTTCATCGCCGACTGCAAACAGGGCGGCGTCGCTGAAGCGGATCTGTCCACCATGGATAAGTCTGGCGTGGACACTGACTTTGAGGTGACGCATCCACTGACCGGCGAACAAATCCCGGTCTGGGTCGGCAACTACGTGCTGATGGGCTATGGTGATGGCGCCGTGATGGCCGTACCAGCGCATGACGAGCGAGATTTTGCCTTTGCCAAAAAATACGATCTGCCGATGAAGCAAGTGATCGCCGTTGAAGGCGAGCGCTTTGATCCCGCTGCCTGGCAGGAATGGTATGGCGACAAGCAACGGGGCGTTTGTATCAGTTCAGGTGCTTACGATGGTTTAAAGCATCAGGCAGCGGTCGATAAAATTGCCGCTGATCTTGTCGCTAAAAATCTGGGCGAAAAGAAAACCCAATTCCGTCTGCGCGACTGGGGCATCTCCCGTCAGCGTTACTGGGGCTGCCCGATCCCGATCATTCATTGCGACAGTTGTGGCGATGTGCTGGTGCCCGATGACCAGTTGCCAGTGGTACTACCCGAACAAGTAGAGATAACCGGTGCCGGATCGCCGCTGGCACGCATGCCCGAGTTCTACGAAACCGACTGCCCGAAATGCGGCAAACCTGCCAAGCGCGAAACCGACACGATGGATACCTTTGTGGAATCGTCGTGGTATTTCGTGCGCTATGCCAGCGCCAACAATCCGCAAAAAATGGTGGATGAGCGGGCTGCCTACTGGCTGAAGGGCGGTGTCGATCAGTACATCGGTGGCATCGAACATGCCATCTTGCATCTACTCTATGCCCGCTTCTTTACCAAGCTGATGCGTGATGTCGATCTGTTCAAAGACAACGGGTTCAACCTGGACGAACCGTTCGCCAACCTGCTGACGCAGGGCATGGTGGTGGCCCCGACCTTCTACCGTGAAGCAGAGAACGGTAAGAAGCTCTGGTTCAATCCGGCTGATGTGGATGTCGCCACGGACGAACGTGGTCGCCCGACCGGCGCCAAGCTCAAAGCGGATGGCAAGCCCGTGGTGATCGGCGGCACCGAGAAGATGTCGAAGTCGAAAAACAACGGTGTCGATCCGCAGATTCTGATCGACCTATACGGCGCCGATACGGCCCGCCTGTTCATGATGTTCGCCAGCCCACCGGATCAATCTCTGGAATGGTCGGACGCCGGCGTTGAAGGTGCGCACCGCTTCCTGCGTCGTCTGTGGAAACTATCTTACGAACACGTGAGTGGTGGCCTGGTGCCTGCCGCTGATGCCAATACGGCCTTGAGCGATACGCAAAAAGAACTGCGCCGCAAACTGCACCAGACCATCCAGAAAGTGTCGGATGATTACGGCCGTCGCCAACAGTTCAATACGGTCATTGCAGCCATCATGGAGCTGCTCAATGCCGCAGACAAAACCGCTTTAACCGATGAGTCTGGCCGCCGCTTACGCCAGGAACTATTGGAAGCTGCAGTATTGATGCTCTTCCCGATCGTGCCACATATCGGCGAAGCCGTTTATGCCGAGCTGAAGCCGGGCCAGAACGTCGCCACACAGCGCTTCCCGGTTTGTGATGCAGCCGCTCTGGTGCAGTCGGAAATTGAACTGGTACTGCAGATCAACGGCAAGCACCGCGGCAGCATTCACGTTGCGGCCGAAGCCGACAAAGCAACCATAGAAGCAACCGCATTGGCCAGCGAAGCGGCCCAAAAACAACTAAACGGCGCAGCGCCCAAGAAGGTCGTGGTGGTGCCAGGCCGTTTGGTTAATATTGTTGCCTAA
- the tsaD gene encoding tRNA (adenosine(37)-N6)-threonylcarbamoyltransferase complex transferase subunit TsaD translates to MNQLASHTHKPPIVLGVESSCDETGVALVTLDAVSGAPRLLGQALHTQVAMHAAYGGVVPELASRDHIRRVVPLLRQTLAAANVPLADVDAIAYTAGPGLAGALLVGSAFAEALAFALDKPVLPVHHLEGHLLSPLLASQPPAFPFVALLVSGGHTQLMRVTQVGDYELLGETLDDAAGEAFDKTAKLLGLGYPGGPALSKLAETADPGLVAEIKLPRPMLHSGDLEFSFAGLKTAVLTKVKAAEAEGALSDVMRAALAAAVEQAIVDVLVAKSVQALRQTGLSRLVVAGGVGANRYLRQTLVTACQRRKAEVYFPELGLCTDNGAMIALAGLLRLVAGTPAKTAGGFSVKPRWPLIDA, encoded by the coding sequence ATGAATCAGCTCGCTTCTCATACCCATAAACCGCCCATTGTTCTGGGCGTCGAGTCTTCGTGCGACGAAACCGGCGTGGCTTTGGTGACGCTGGATGCAGTAAGCGGCGCGCCACGCTTGCTGGGCCAGGCCTTGCATACACAAGTAGCCATGCATGCGGCGTACGGTGGTGTCGTGCCAGAACTGGCCTCTCGAGATCATATTCGGCGGGTAGTCCCCTTGTTGCGTCAGACGCTCGCAGCAGCGAATGTGCCACTGGCGGATGTCGATGCCATTGCTTACACGGCCGGACCGGGTTTGGCCGGCGCTTTACTGGTCGGCAGTGCGTTTGCCGAAGCCTTAGCTTTTGCGTTGGATAAGCCTGTGCTGCCGGTGCATCATCTGGAAGGCCATTTATTGTCGCCGTTGTTGGCGTCGCAACCGCCGGCGTTTCCTTTTGTGGCCTTGCTGGTGTCCGGCGGCCATACGCAGTTAATGCGGGTGACTCAGGTTGGCGACTATGAGTTACTGGGCGAAACCTTGGATGATGCCGCAGGCGAAGCCTTCGATAAAACGGCCAAGCTGCTGGGGCTGGGTTATCCCGGCGGGCCAGCGCTTTCAAAGTTGGCCGAAACGGCAGATCCGGGTTTGGTGGCTGAAATTAAACTACCGCGTCCCATGCTGCACTCAGGTGATTTGGAATTCAGTTTTGCTGGCCTGAAGACAGCCGTATTGACCAAAGTAAAAGCAGCGGAAGCGGAAGGCGCGCTGAGCGATGTGATGCGTGCGGCCCTGGCTGCAGCAGTTGAGCAGGCCATTGTTGATGTGCTCGTGGCCAAATCGGTACAGGCATTAAGGCAGACCGGGCTGTCGCGTTTGGTCGTAGCCGGTGGTGTCGGCGCCAATCGCTATTTGCGCCAAACGCTGGTGACGGCCTGTCAGCGGCGCAAAGCAGAAGTTTATTTCCCGGAACTGGGGCTGTGTACGGATAACGGCGCCATGATTGCGTTGGCAGGATTGCTACGCCTGGTTGCAGGAACGCCTGCAAAAACGGCGGGGGGCTTTTCGGTGAAACCGCGCTGGCCGCTGATTGACGCTTAA
- the folB gene encoding dihydroneopterin aldolase has product MDIIFIDSFRVETLIGIYPRERIVPQPVVMDLKIGHSTATAGASDDIHDTIDYAEVVKRLRTVLAEKHFLLLEKLAEFVATMLLEDFGAQWVQVSVAKLGMMPGVARVGVVIERSA; this is encoded by the coding sequence ATGGACATTATTTTTATCGATTCATTTCGTGTTGAAACCCTGATTGGTATTTATCCGCGTGAGCGGATTGTGCCGCAGCCGGTTGTTATGGATCTGAAGATTGGTCACTCGACCGCCACAGCGGGGGCTAGCGATGACATCCATGACACGATTGATTACGCTGAAGTGGTAAAACGCTTACGGACCGTGTTGGCCGAGAAACATTTTCTGTTACTGGAAAAACTGGCGGAGTTTGTGGCCACCATGCTGCTGGAAGATTTTGGTGCGCAGTGGGTGCAGGTATCGGTCGCTAAGCTGGGCATGATGCCGGGTGTGGCGCGTGTGGGTGTGGTGATCGAGCGATCCGCCTGA
- the plsY gene encoding glycerol-3-phosphate 1-O-acyltransferase PlsY, producing the protein MPNADMTPDLLTQILPLTDSPTHLISAAVVAYLIGCIPFAVVVSRVFGLADPRSFGSGNPGATNVLRTGNKLAALLTLFGDAAKGAVAIGIAAAMGLNADLLGWIGLIAFLGHVFPVTLGFKGGKGVSTSAGVLLALHWPLGLATLGTWLFMAFSFRYSSLSAITAALMAPVLAVLMGLPTPVIVPVSLMAAILLIKHAGNLRRLLAGHETKIGSKKKAA; encoded by the coding sequence ATGCCTAACGCTGATATGACGCCTGATTTACTGACCCAGATTTTGCCGCTTACTGATAGCCCGACGCACCTGATCTCTGCCGCCGTTGTGGCTTACCTGATCGGTTGCATTCCTTTTGCCGTGGTTGTATCGCGCGTCTTTGGCCTCGCCGACCCACGTTCGTTCGGCTCCGGCAACCCCGGTGCTACTAACGTTCTGCGCACGGGTAATAAACTCGCGGCCCTTCTCACGCTGTTCGGCGATGCCGCCAAAGGGGCGGTGGCCATTGGCATCGCGGCAGCCATGGGACTCAATGCCGATCTACTCGGTTGGATCGGGCTCATTGCGTTTCTAGGACATGTATTTCCTGTCACACTGGGCTTCAAGGGTGGCAAAGGGGTTTCCACCTCGGCCGGGGTGCTCCTGGCACTGCACTGGCCACTCGGCCTGGCCACGCTGGGCACTTGGCTGTTTATGGCCTTTAGCTTTCGCTATTCATCGCTGTCTGCGATTACCGCCGCACTGATGGCCCCCGTGTTAGCTGTGCTGATGGGCCTCCCGACACCCGTGATCGTGCCGGTGTCATTAATGGCTGCAATATTACTGATCAAACATGCGGGCAATCTGCGCCGTTTACTGGCGGGCCACGAAACAAAAATCGGCAGTAAAAAGAAAGCGGCTTAA
- a CDS encoding methylated-DNA--[protein]-cysteine S-methyltransferase, whose translation MKPAAEFDATLALTDVAPGCPANLARQISLGLRGTPEGDALCELVFIAGAVDQAAAAKATVCGAREPLLENTRQQLIAWFKDPSFRFSVPLAKPPTAFQARLRESLLAMPSGTTCTYGELAKQLQSAPRAIGQALGSNSLPLIVPCHRVISAGKNRLTGFNHTSDGVMLELKAWLLAREATGLNLYA comes from the coding sequence GTGAAACCCGCCGCTGAGTTTGACGCCACCCTGGCGCTCACCGATGTGGCGCCGGGTTGTCCTGCAAATCTGGCACGGCAAATCTCTTTGGGGCTACGCGGGACACCCGAAGGTGATGCGCTTTGCGAACTGGTTTTTATAGCAGGTGCTGTCGATCAAGCTGCAGCTGCCAAAGCCACGGTTTGCGGGGCGCGAGAACCGCTACTGGAAAACACCCGCCAACAACTGATTGCCTGGTTCAAAGACCCGAGCTTTCGTTTCAGTGTGCCGCTGGCTAAACCCCCAACCGCTTTTCAGGCACGTCTGCGCGAGTCTCTTCTAGCCATGCCCAGTGGCACGACCTGTACCTATGGCGAACTCGCCAAGCAACTACAAAGTGCCCCGCGGGCCATTGGCCAGGCACTGGGCAGCAACAGTCTGCCCCTCATCGTACCCTGCCATCGTGTGATCTCAGCCGGCAAAAACCGCCTGACCGGCTTTAACCATACGAGTGATGGCGTCATGCTTGAACTCAAGGCATGGCTGCTGGCCAGAGAAGCAACGGGTCTCAACCTTTATGCCTAG
- the rpsU gene encoding 30S ribosomal protein S21, producing the protein MPSVRVKENEPFEVAMRRFKRTVEKTGLLTELRAREFYEKPTAERKRKLAAAVKRLHKRLRSQQLPRKLY; encoded by the coding sequence ATGCCTAGCGTTCGCGTTAAAGAAAACGAGCCGTTCGAAGTCGCCATGCGCCGCTTCAAGCGCACTGTTGAAAAAACCGGTCTGCTGACCGAACTGCGTGCCCGTGAGTTCTACGAAAAGCCAACCGCTGAGCGTAAGCGCAAGCTGGCAGCCGCCGTTAAGCGCCTGCACAAGCGTCTGCGCAGCCAGCAGCTGCCGCGCAAGCTCTACTAA
- the xerD gene encoding site-specific tyrosine recombinase XerD, whose translation MPRAPTHPPLPAEALQVVDIFCDSLWLEAGLSANSLTSYRRDLTALSHWLIKHSSSLRAATEADLNRYIAHLAQGHKQSSQARAISTLRRYFRWSVARGERADDPTRALVMPIRAGRLPKTLSESHVEALLQAPDTQTPRGLRDLAMLEVLYASGLRVSELVNLRLTDLNRDMGIVRVMGKGDKERLVPIGESAMDAVQRYMENARLELSGGQPADVIFISQKTKPLTRQGFWQIIKRYGVKVGIPRERLSPHVLRHAFATHLINHGADLRVVQLLLGHASITTTQIYTHVARERLKSLHEKHHPRG comes from the coding sequence ATGCCTAGAGCACCTACCCACCCACCGCTACCGGCGGAAGCCCTGCAGGTGGTCGACATTTTTTGCGATAGCCTCTGGCTCGAAGCGGGCCTCTCAGCCAATTCACTCACCAGCTACCGGCGCGACTTGACCGCCCTGTCGCACTGGCTCATCAAACACAGCAGTAGTTTACGAGCGGCAACAGAAGCTGACTTGAATCGTTACATCGCGCACCTGGCACAAGGACACAAACAGAGTTCGCAAGCCCGTGCCATTTCTACGCTTCGCCGCTATTTCCGCTGGTCCGTTGCCCGTGGCGAACGGGCCGATGATCCAACGCGCGCTTTGGTCATGCCCATCAGAGCAGGCCGTTTGCCAAAAACGCTCAGCGAAAGCCATGTCGAAGCATTGCTTCAGGCACCGGACACACAAACCCCGCGTGGACTGCGTGATCTGGCCATGCTGGAAGTGCTTTACGCAAGCGGTTTACGCGTCTCCGAACTGGTGAATCTGCGACTCACCGATCTGAATCGCGACATGGGCATCGTGCGCGTCATGGGCAAAGGGGATAAAGAGCGACTCGTCCCTATTGGCGAATCGGCCATGGATGCGGTTCAGCGTTATATGGAAAACGCACGCCTTGAACTATCCGGCGGACAACCCGCTGACGTGATTTTTATCAGCCAGAAAACCAAACCACTGACCCGTCAAGGTTTCTGGCAGATTATCAAACGCTACGGGGTTAAAGTGGGCATTCCGCGTGAGCGTCTATCGCCGCACGTGCTACGCCACGCCTTTGCCACACACCTGATCAATCATGGTGCAGACTTGCGTGTCGTGCAATTACTGCTGGGCCACGCCAGCATCACCACGACCCAGATTTATACCCATGTCGCTCGCGAACGATTGAAGTCGCTGCACGAGAAGCATCACCCTAGAGGATAA
- a CDS encoding glutamate-5-semialdehyde dehydrogenase, giving the protein MTTETNTALDQAIRQLAKDARAASRGMARASTEQKNNALLTLARLIREQAPALRAANELDLTAARKAGLEAAMLDRLTLSDKGIESMAEGVEQIATLPDPVGSITDMNTRPSGIQVGKMRVPLGVIGIIYEARPNVTADAAALCIKSGNATILRGGSEALNSNRAIAALVQQSLAESGLPAQGVQCIDTTDRAAVGILITLRDDIDVIVPRGGKGLIERLIKESRVPMIKHLDGNCHVYVDDDADPEMALRIVENAKTQRYGTCNTTESLLIARSIAGSLLPRIGAMLKDKGVVVRGCAETQALLPYAEPATEEDWVTEYLAPLIAVKVVSGLDEAISHINTYSSQHTEAIVTDHYGNAMRFLREVDSSSVMVNASTRFADGFEYGLGAEIGISTDKIHARGPVGLEGLTSQKWIVLGHGETRR; this is encoded by the coding sequence ATGACAACCGAAACCAACACCGCTCTAGACCAAGCCATACGCCAACTGGCCAAAGATGCCCGTGCAGCATCCCGCGGCATGGCGCGTGCGTCGACTGAACAGAAAAACAACGCGTTGCTGACTTTGGCGCGACTGATTCGCGAACAGGCGCCCGCACTGCGCGCCGCCAACGAGCTGGACCTGACCGCCGCCCGCAAAGCCGGTCTCGAAGCTGCCATGCTGGATCGCCTGACGCTCAGCGACAAAGGTATTGAATCGATGGCAGAAGGCGTTGAACAGATCGCCACCCTGCCCGATCCCGTGGGCAGCATCACCGATATGAACACGCGCCCTTCTGGTATTCAGGTGGGCAAAATGCGTGTGCCACTCGGCGTCATCGGCATTATTTACGAAGCACGTCCTAACGTCACGGCCGATGCCGCGGCACTGTGCATCAAGTCGGGTAACGCCACGATTCTGCGCGGCGGTTCAGAAGCGCTTAACAGCAACCGTGCTATTGCGGCGCTGGTGCAGCAAAGTCTGGCCGAGTCAGGCCTGCCCGCACAGGGCGTGCAATGCATCGACACCACTGATCGCGCCGCTGTCGGCATTCTGATCACCTTGCGCGATGATATTGATGTCATCGTGCCACGTGGCGGCAAGGGATTGATCGAGCGATTGATCAAAGAATCGCGCGTGCCCATGATCAAGCACCTGGACGGCAACTGCCACGTTTATGTGGATGACGATGCCGATCCAGAGATGGCGCTGCGCATTGTCGAAAACGCCAAAACCCAACGCTATGGCACCTGCAATACGACCGAGTCTTTGCTCATTGCCCGCAGCATTGCCGGTAGTTTGTTGCCACGCATTGGTGCCATGCTCAAAGACAAGGGCGTTGTCGTTCGTGGCTGTGCAGAAACCCAAGCGCTGCTGCCTTATGCCGAGCCGGCAACCGAAGAGGACTGGGTCACCGAATACCTGGCGCCGCTGATTGCCGTTAAGGTCGTCAGTGGTCTCGATGAAGCGATTAGCCATATCAACACCTATTCGTCCCAGCACACCGAAGCCATTGTGACGGATCACTACGGCAACGCCATGCGCTTCCTGCGTGAAGTGGATTCCAGCTCGGTCATGGTCAATGCATCGACCCGCTTTGCCGATGGCTTCGAGTATGGCCTGGGTGCAGAAATTGGTATCTCGACCGACAAGATCCACGCGCGTGGTCCGGTTGGCCTTGAGGGGCTGACCTCACAAAAATGGATCGTGCTGGGCCACGGTGAAACCCGCCGCTGA
- the lptE gene encoding LPS assembly lipoprotein LptE — MMRLPNFTALNRLLLSTLMVAIVVGCGFKLRGAISVDLPFKTVYVSGVPDTSPFSQVLKAQLRANGIGVVPEEYKDRAEVILRVLGDQQMKTVLAVNPTGLAREYRLNYRLGFKVDSGSGIELYPATTIDLSRDISFNPQTAQEVLSKEQEDAMLIRDMQNDAAIQVMQRLSTIRVPAGTVLTAPKKASATQGTKPAKTTPDVLTTPTGMQPLDGVGQ; from the coding sequence ATGATGCGTCTTCCCAATTTCACCGCACTCAACCGTTTACTGCTGTCCACGCTCATGGTGGCCATTGTGGTCGGATGCGGTTTCAAACTACGGGGGGCCATCAGCGTCGATCTGCCATTCAAGACTGTTTATGTCTCGGGGGTTCCAGATACTTCACCGTTCTCGCAGGTGCTTAAAGCCCAACTACGCGCTAACGGTATCGGCGTTGTACCCGAGGAATACAAGGATCGTGCAGAAGTCATTTTGCGGGTTCTGGGCGATCAGCAAATGAAGACCGTACTGGCCGTTAATCCAACGGGCCTGGCGCGTGAATACCGCCTGAATTATCGGCTTGGCTTTAAGGTGGACTCCGGTTCCGGCATCGAGCTCTACCCGGCCACCACCATTGATTTAAGCCGGGATATTTCGTTTAACCCGCAAACAGCCCAGGAAGTCCTGTCGAAAGAGCAGGAAGACGCCATGTTAATTCGCGATATGCAGAACGATGCGGCCATTCAGGTGATGCAACGCCTGTCGACCATTCGCGTCCCTGCTGGCACGGTGCTGACCGCCCCGAAGAAAGCCTCAGCCACCCAGGGAACAAAGCCCGCCAAGACGACCCCGGACGTTTTAACGACGCCTACCGGCATGCAACCGCTGGACGGAGTCGGGCAGTGA